From Mustela erminea isolate mMusErm1 chromosome 1, mMusErm1.Pri, whole genome shotgun sequence, a single genomic window includes:
- the LOC116600327 gene encoding olfactory receptor-like protein OLF4 — protein sequence MELENDTQISEFLLLGFMEEPELQPFIFGLFLCMYLVTILGNLLIILAISSDSHLHTPMYFFLANLSFVDICFTSTTIPKMLVNIQTQRKAITYESCIMQMYFFILFAGLDNFLLTVMAYDRFVAICHPLHYTATMNPGLCSLLLLVSWIMSALHSLLQTLMVLQLSFCTVLEIPHFFCELCQMIQLACSDTFLNNMVMYFAALLLGGAPLAGITYSYAKIVSSVCRISSVQGKYKAFSTCASHLSVVFLFYCTSLGVYLSSAATQNSHSGAVASVMYTVVTPMLNPFIYSLRNKDIKEAINVFFRGKP from the coding sequence ATGGAACTAGAGAATGATACACAAATTTCAGAgtttcttcttttgggatttATGGAAGAACCAGAATTACAACCATTCATCTTTGGGCTGTTTCTGTGCATGTACCTGGTCACCATACTTGGGAACCTGCTCATCATCCTGGCCATCAGTTCagactcccacctccacacccccatgtatttcttccttgccAACCTGTCCTTTGTAGACATCTGTttcacctccaccaccatcccTAAGATGCTGGTAAATatacaaacacagagaaaagccaTAACTTACGAAAGCTGCATCATGCAGATGTACTTTTTCATACTTTTTGCAGGTTTGGACAACTTCCTCCTGACTGTGATGGCTTATGATCGCTTTGTGGCCATCTGTCACCCCCTGCACTACACTGCCACCATGAACCCTGGGCTCTGTTCACTACTGCTTCTGGTGTCCTGGATCATGAGTGCCCTGCATTCTTTGTTACAAACCTTAATGGTGCTGCAGCTGTCCTTCTGTACAGTCTTGGAAATCCCTCACTTTTTCTGTGAACTGTGTCAAATGATCCAACTTGCGTGTTCTGATACCTTTCTTAATAACATGGTGATGTACTTTGCAGCATTGCTTCTGGGTGGTGCTCCCCTGGCTGGAATCACTTACTCTTATGCAAAGATAGTTTCCTCTGTATGTAGAATCTCATCAGTTCAGGGCAAGTATAAAGCATTTTCCACCTGTGCATCACACCtctcagttgttttcttattttattgcacAAGTTTAGGAGTGTACCTTAGCTCTGCTGCTACTCAGAACTCCCACTCAGGTGCAGTAGCCTCAGTGATGTACACTGTGGTCACACCCATGCTGAACCCCTTCATCTATAGCCTGAGGAACAAAGACATAAAGGAGgctattaatgtatttttcagaGGGAAGCCATAA